The Syntrophobacterales bacterium genome includes a region encoding these proteins:
- a CDS encoding RlmE family RNA methyltransferase has product MSRFIVKDRFFNKAKQDGYRARSAYKILDIQKKFRLIRAGDCVLDLGSAPGSFLQVISKLVGDCGSVIGVDILPVVALPAKNITLLKIDIRDVNVEVLFREYSLDRFDAVTCDIAPNLSGIKEVDDKNVNELFEAVLNVVRVGLKTGGNFLIKSFFSDSLKLSHNTLKELFRKVSIFKPASSRSVSSEIFFVCIGKK; this is encoded by the coding sequence ATGAGCAGATTCATAGTTAAGGATAGGTTTTTCAACAAAGCCAAACAGGATGGCTACAGGGCGAGAAGTGCATATAAGATCTTGGATATCCAAAAAAAATTCAGGCTCATCAGGGCTGGAGACTGCGTGCTTGATCTGGGCTCAGCTCCCGGAAGCTTTCTCCAAGTCATATCGAAGCTAGTCGGAGACTGTGGCAGTGTTATCGGAGTGGACATACTTCCGGTCGTGGCTTTGCCGGCGAAAAACATCACCCTCTTGAAGATTGATATCAGGGATGTTAATGTAGAGGTTCTGTTTAGGGAGTATTCTCTTGACCGATTCGATGCAGTTACCTGCGATATCGCACCAAATCTGTCAGGTATAAAGGAAGTAGACGACAAGAACGTGAACGAGCTGTTCGAGGCGGTTCTTAACGTCGTAAGGGTCGGCCTTAAAACTGGGGGAAATTTTCTCATCAAGTCTTTCTTTTCGGATTCTTTAAAGCTGAGTCACAATACATTGAAAGAATTGTTCAGAAAAGTCTCGATCTTCAAACCGGCTTCATCAAGAAGCGTCAGCTCCGAAATCTTCTTCGTGTGTATCGGTAAAAAATGA